From a single Hymenobacter sp. YIM 151500-1 genomic region:
- a CDS encoding bifunctional alpha,alpha-trehalose-phosphate synthase (UDP-forming)/trehalose-phosphatase, whose translation MFRTIIVSNRLPTKVQRTSDGTLAFQPSEGGLATGLGSIYRQEGNVWVGWPGLVVDGEPEEQHVTEQLRQDSMVPVFLTEAEIRDFYEGFSNSTLWPTFHYFPQYATYEQAHWEAYVAVNEKFCRAVLELAGPDDTIWVHDYQLLLLPELLRRARPDCTIGFFLHIPFPSYELIRVLPWRAELLQGMLGADLIGFHTFGYMRHFLSAVSQLLGIATQNGQIETPTRTVLVDAFPMGIDYERYAQVAASEEAKQHEATYREALREVRVILSIDRLDYTKGIAERLRAFELLLQRYPEWQGQASLLMLVVPSRDQVPQYQALKEEIDELVGRINGQYRTISWTPIHYFYRSFPLEELVALYRLAQVALVTPMRDGMNLVAKEFVASKSAAGPGVLILSERAGAARELSDALIINPTSPHELAEALHEALVMPVEEQQQRQAALQALVSQYNVFAWTQLFMDRLAYAKIKQLTLATETLGPDTRAELQTAYQAARQRLLLLDYDGTLVPFQADPQRAQPDAELLQLLQDLTANERNRVVIISGRDRTTLQNWLGHLPLDFIAEHGVWLRTRGEDWQLFQPVRNDWKAEIRPILELYVARTAGSFIEEKEYSLVWHFRRADAELATVRARELMSHLTFLASNTDLQVLEGNKVVEVKNAGINKGTAAARWLSTIAPDFVLAIGDDRTDEDTFGAMPSEAFTVKVGSAPRSLARYHLPGVPDVRQLLRELMMGSE comes from the coding sequence ATGTTCCGTACTATTATCGTCTCCAACCGCCTCCCCACCAAAGTTCAGCGCACTTCCGATGGCACCCTTGCTTTTCAGCCCAGTGAGGGCGGGCTGGCCACGGGCCTGGGCTCCATCTACCGGCAGGAAGGCAACGTGTGGGTGGGCTGGCCGGGGCTGGTGGTAGACGGCGAGCCGGAAGAGCAGCACGTAACCGAGCAGTTGCGCCAGGACAGCATGGTACCCGTGTTTCTGACCGAGGCCGAAATCCGGGACTTTTACGAGGGCTTCAGCAACTCCACGCTCTGGCCCACCTTCCACTACTTTCCGCAGTACGCCACCTACGAGCAGGCCCACTGGGAGGCCTACGTGGCCGTGAACGAGAAATTCTGCCGGGCCGTGCTGGAGCTGGCCGGCCCCGACGACACCATTTGGGTGCACGACTACCAGCTGCTGCTGCTGCCTGAGCTGCTGCGCCGCGCCCGCCCCGACTGCACCATCGGCTTTTTCCTGCACATTCCGTTTCCGTCGTACGAGCTGATTCGGGTGCTGCCCTGGCGCGCCGAGCTGCTGCAAGGCATGCTGGGGGCCGATTTGATTGGCTTCCACACCTTCGGCTACATGCGCCACTTCCTCAGCGCCGTGTCGCAGCTGCTGGGCATTGCCACCCAGAACGGACAGATTGAAACGCCCACCCGCACGGTGCTGGTAGATGCTTTTCCGATGGGCATTGACTACGAGCGGTACGCTCAGGTGGCGGCCTCGGAAGAAGCCAAGCAGCACGAGGCTACCTACCGCGAAGCCCTGCGCGAGGTGCGCGTGATTCTGAGCATCGACCGGCTCGACTACACCAAAGGCATTGCCGAGCGCCTGCGGGCCTTCGAGCTGCTGCTGCAGCGCTACCCCGAGTGGCAGGGCCAGGCCAGCCTGCTCATGCTGGTGGTGCCCTCCCGCGACCAGGTGCCGCAGTATCAGGCGCTCAAGGAAGAAATTGACGAACTGGTAGGCCGCATCAACGGCCAGTACCGCACCATTAGCTGGACGCCCATTCACTACTTCTACCGCTCGTTTCCGCTGGAGGAGCTGGTCGCCCTCTACCGCCTGGCCCAGGTGGCGCTGGTGACGCCCATGCGCGACGGCATGAACCTGGTGGCCAAGGAGTTTGTAGCCAGCAAAAGCGCCGCCGGCCCCGGCGTGCTCATCCTGAGCGAACGAGCCGGCGCCGCCCGCGAATTGAGCGACGCCCTCATCATCAACCCCACCAGCCCCCACGAGCTGGCCGAAGCCCTGCACGAGGCCCTGGTGATGCCCGTAGAGGAACAGCAGCAACGCCAAGCCGCCTTGCAGGCCCTGGTGAGCCAGTACAACGTGTTTGCCTGGACCCAGCTGTTTATGGACCGCCTAGCCTACGCCAAAATCAAGCAGCTGACCCTGGCCACCGAAACCCTGGGTCCCGACACGCGGGCGGAGCTGCAAACAGCCTACCAGGCGGCCCGTCAGCGGCTGCTGCTGCTGGACTACGACGGCACGCTGGTGCCCTTCCAAGCCGACCCGCAGCGCGCCCAGCCCGACGCGGAGCTGCTGCAGCTGCTCCAGGACCTCACCGCCAACGAACGGAACCGCGTGGTCATTATCAGTGGCCGCGACCGAACTACGCTGCAAAACTGGCTGGGCCATTTACCGCTTGATTTTATTGCCGAGCATGGCGTGTGGCTGCGCACCCGCGGCGAAGACTGGCAGCTGTTTCAGCCCGTGCGCAACGACTGGAAGGCTGAAATCCGCCCTATTCTGGAGCTGTACGTGGCGCGCACGGCGGGCTCGTTTATCGAGGAAAAAGAGTACTCGCTGGTGTGGCACTTCCGCCGCGCCGACGCGGAGCTGGCCACCGTGCGGGCCCGGGAGCTGATGAGCCACCTCACCTTCCTGGCGTCAAACACCGATTTGCAGGTGCTGGAGGGCAACAAGGTAGTGGAAGTCAAGAACGCCGGCATCAACAAAGGCACTGCCGCCGCGCGCTGGCTCAGCACCATTGCTCCCGATTTCGTCCTCGCCATCGGCGACGACCGCACCGACGAGGACACGTTTGGGGCCATGCCGTCGGAGGCGTTTACGGTGAAAGTCGGCAGTGCCCCCCGCTCCCTGGCCCGCTACCACCTGCCCGGCGTACCCGACGTGCGGCAGCTACTGCGAGAGCTGATGATGGGGAGTGAATAA
- a CDS encoding fatty acid desaturase family protein, whose product MAQTLKFTNSTQSAFFATVRQRVDTYFLSRSLSRHATPAMWAKTIFFLTGFVGLYGLLLSGQFSLWGMLVLAGLLGAFCAFIGFNICHDAIHGAFSANKRVNKVFSLLFNLIGASPYVWNITHNIVHHTYTNIPGHDEDIEVAPGLVRLCEDEPHRPWQRYQHLYAFPLYGLASLSWVLRKDYLKFFKSKIGEHVTKHPRREYVNLFLYKALYYALFIVLPLVVLDITWWQFVIGFLALHFVEGLVLGLVFQLAHVVEGTAFPVPDPSGDMQEAWAVHQLRTTANFAPRSRLASFLCGGLNRQIEHHLFPRVCHIHYPALAGIVKQTAQEFNLPYIENRSFLSALRSHYRMLQLFGRPA is encoded by the coding sequence ATGGCACAAACCCTGAAGTTTACCAACTCCACCCAGTCGGCGTTTTTCGCCACGGTCCGCCAGCGGGTGGACACGTATTTTCTCTCGCGCAGCCTGTCGAGGCACGCCACTCCGGCCATGTGGGCCAAGACCATCTTTTTCCTGACCGGGTTTGTGGGGCTGTACGGGCTGCTGCTGTCGGGGCAGTTCAGCTTGTGGGGCATGCTGGTCCTGGCCGGGCTGCTGGGGGCGTTCTGCGCCTTTATCGGGTTCAACATCTGCCACGACGCCATACACGGCGCGTTTTCGGCCAATAAGCGAGTTAATAAGGTGTTCAGCCTGCTGTTCAACCTGATTGGGGCCAGCCCCTACGTGTGGAACATCACCCACAACATCGTGCACCACACCTACACCAACATCCCCGGCCACGACGAAGACATTGAGGTGGCGCCGGGCCTGGTGCGGCTGTGCGAGGACGAGCCCCACCGGCCCTGGCAGCGCTACCAGCACCTGTATGCGTTTCCGCTCTACGGCTTGGCTTCCCTGTCGTGGGTGCTGCGCAAAGACTACCTGAAGTTCTTCAAAAGCAAAATAGGGGAGCACGTCACCAAACACCCGCGCCGGGAGTACGTCAACCTGTTTCTGTACAAGGCCCTCTACTACGCGCTGTTTATCGTGTTGCCCCTGGTGGTGCTCGATATTACGTGGTGGCAGTTTGTGATAGGGTTTCTGGCCCTGCACTTCGTAGAGGGACTGGTGCTGGGCCTGGTGTTTCAGCTGGCCCACGTGGTGGAGGGCACGGCTTTTCCGGTGCCCGACCCCAGCGGCGATATGCAGGAAGCCTGGGCCGTGCATCAATTGCGCACCACGGCCAATTTCGCCCCCCGCAGCCGCTTGGCAAGCTTTCTGTGCGGAGGCCTGAACCGGCAGATTGAGCACCACCTGTTCCCGCGCGTCTGCCACATTCACTACCCGGCCCTGGCCGGCATCGTGAAGCAAACGGCCCAGGAGTTTAACCTGCCCTACATTGAAAACCGCTCGTTCCTGTCGGCCCTCCGCTCGCACTACCGCATGCTGCAGCTGTTCGGCCGGCCGGCGTAA